The proteins below are encoded in one region of Zerene cesonia ecotype Mississippi chromosome 26, Zerene_cesonia_1.1, whole genome shotgun sequence:
- the LOC119836887 gene encoding phosphoenolpyruvate carboxykinase [GTP]-like isoform X1, whose translation MLHYKAIPEDYIKKTAEFAQVALNCSRAAHQTALRGNKVNPQIAALTPKVRAFIERSAALCEPEHVHVCDGSEAEASALLQLMQTQGTLKALPKYDNCWLARTDPADVARVESRTFICSERERDVVPAARAGQRSALGNYIAPGDYDKAVTERFPGCMRGRTMYVIPFSMGPVGSPLSKIGVEITDSPYVVYSMRVMTRIGASVLEALRKDEHFVRCLHSVGRSQTPGTAGWPCDPTRTIILHRPADNEIVSYGSGYGGNSLLGKKCFALRLGSVLAKREGWLAEHMLIVGITDPRGRKRYIAAAFPSACGKTNLAMMTPSLPGYKVECVGDDIAWMKFDGDGVLRAINPENGFFGVAPGTSNSTNPMAMASVFKNTVFTNVAETKDGGVWWEGMGQAPEGLTDWKGKQWDGKAPAAHPNSRFCTPAENCPIIDSEWESAAGVPISAILLGGRRPEGVPLVVEARDWAHGVFMGASMRSEATAAAEHASKVVMHDPFAMRPFFGYNFGEYLRHWLSMPQAGRQMPKIFHVNWFRKDSQGKFLWPGFGENSRVLDWVLRRCDDEPCHVETPLGYIPKPGAINIKDLDNIDMKELFSIPKDFWLQEADAIGKYFKEEVGEDLPNEMWDQLMTLKKNIQNS comes from the exons atgttgcaTTATAAAGCCATCCCCGAAGactatataaagaaaacagcAGA GTTCGCTCAGGTAGCACTGAATTGCAGCCGCGCCGCTCACCAGACCGCCCTCCGAGGCAACAAGGTTAATCCGCAAATCGCAGCTCTTACGCCGAAG gtTCGCGCATTCATCGAGCGTAGCGCAGCGCTCTGCGAGCCGGAGCACGTGCACGTCTGCGATGGCTCCGAGGCGGAGGCGTCCGCGCTGCTGCAGCTCATGCAGACCCAGGGCACGCTGAAGGCACTGCCCAAGTATGATAACTG CTGGCTAGCCCGCACGGACCCCGCGGACGTGGCCCGCGTGGAGTCGCGCACGTTCATATGCAGCGAGCGCGAGCGCGACGTGGTGCCGGCGGCGCGCGCTGGCCAGCGGAGCGCGCTCGGCAACTACATCGCGCCCGGCGATTATGACAAGGCGGTCACTGAACGGTTCCCGGGGTGTATGCGGG GTCGGACCATGTACGTGATCCCATTCTCTATGGGTCCGGTTGGGTCTCCGCTATCTAAGATTGGGGTGGAAATAACAGACTCGCCCTATGTCGTGTATTCTATGCGGGTTATGACCAGAATTG GTGCGTCAGTATTAGAAGCGTTGCGTAAGGACGAACATTTCGTCCGTTGCCTCCACTCTGTGGGACGGTCCCAAACCCCAGGGACGGCAGGATGGCCCTGTGACCCCACGCGCACTATAATACTACATCGACCGGCGGATAACGAAATTGTTAGCTACG GTAGTGGCTATGGAGGAAACAGTCTTTTgggaaaaaaatgtttcgctCTTCGTTTGGGATCCGTTCTTGCAAAACGCGAGGGATGGCTGGCAGAACATATGCTT ATCGTAGGTATAACCGACCCGCGCGGTCGCAAGCGCTACATCGCCGCGGCGTTCCCGTCGGCCTGCGGGAAGACGAACCTCGCGATGATGACGCCGAGCCTCCCCGGCTACAAGGTGGAGTGCGTCGGTGATGACATCGCGTGGATGAAGTTCGACGGTGATGGCGTGTTGAGGGCCATCAACCCGGAGAACGGGTTCTTTGGTGTTGCACCCG GCACATCAAACTCCACCAACCCAATGGCAATGGCATCAGTATTCAAAAACACAGTATTCACGAACGTCGCGGAGACCAAAGATGGCGGCGTGTGGTGGGAGGGCATGGGACAGGCGCCCGAGGGACTCACCGACTGGAAGGGGAAGCAATGGGACGGGAAAGCACCGGCAGCCCATCCTAATTCTAG ATTCTGCACACCAGCTGAGAACTGCCCCATAATCGACAGCGAGTGGGAAAGCGCTGCTGGTGTTCCGATATCCGCCATCTTGCTGGGAGGGCGAAGGCCCGAAGGAGTACCCTTGGTTGTGGAAGCGAGGGATTGGGCTCATGGAGTGTTCATGGGAGCCTCTATGAGGTCTGAAGCTACGGCTGCTGCGGAACATGCT AGTAAAGTGGTGATGCACGATCCGTTCGCAATGCGGCCGTTCTTCGGCTACAACTTCGGGGAGTACCTGCGGCACTGGCTCTCGATGCCGCAGGCTGGCCGACAGATGCCCAAAATATTCCATGTCAATTGGTTCAGGAAGGACAGCCag GGCAAATTCCTCTGGCCGGGATTCGGGGAGAACTCCCGCGTTCTGGACTGGGTGTTGCGCCGCTGTGACGACGAGCCGTGCCACGTCGAAACACCCCTCGGATACATTCCTAAACCTGGCGCCATTAACATCAAGGATCTGGACAATATTGACATGAAGGAACTGTTCAGTATACCTAAGGACTTCTGGCTGCAAGAG gCCGACGCGATAGGAAAATACTTCAAAGAGGAAGTCGGTGAAGATCTACCAAACGAAATGTGGGACCAACTGATGACTctaaagaaaaacattcagaattcataa
- the LOC119836887 gene encoding phosphoenolpyruvate carboxykinase [GTP]-like isoform X2 has product MVYFITRISKKFAQVALNCSRAAHQTALRGNKVNPQIAALTPKVRAFIERSAALCEPEHVHVCDGSEAEASALLQLMQTQGTLKALPKYDNCWLARTDPADVARVESRTFICSERERDVVPAARAGQRSALGNYIAPGDYDKAVTERFPGCMRGRTMYVIPFSMGPVGSPLSKIGVEITDSPYVVYSMRVMTRIGASVLEALRKDEHFVRCLHSVGRSQTPGTAGWPCDPTRTIILHRPADNEIVSYGSGYGGNSLLGKKCFALRLGSVLAKREGWLAEHMLIVGITDPRGRKRYIAAAFPSACGKTNLAMMTPSLPGYKVECVGDDIAWMKFDGDGVLRAINPENGFFGVAPGTSNSTNPMAMASVFKNTVFTNVAETKDGGVWWEGMGQAPEGLTDWKGKQWDGKAPAAHPNSRFCTPAENCPIIDSEWESAAGVPISAILLGGRRPEGVPLVVEARDWAHGVFMGASMRSEATAAAEHASKVVMHDPFAMRPFFGYNFGEYLRHWLSMPQAGRQMPKIFHVNWFRKDSQGKFLWPGFGENSRVLDWVLRRCDDEPCHVETPLGYIPKPGAINIKDLDNIDMKELFSIPKDFWLQEADAIGKYFKEEVGEDLPNEMWDQLMTLKKNIQNS; this is encoded by the exons GTTCGCTCAGGTAGCACTGAATTGCAGCCGCGCCGCTCACCAGACCGCCCTCCGAGGCAACAAGGTTAATCCGCAAATCGCAGCTCTTACGCCGAAG gtTCGCGCATTCATCGAGCGTAGCGCAGCGCTCTGCGAGCCGGAGCACGTGCACGTCTGCGATGGCTCCGAGGCGGAGGCGTCCGCGCTGCTGCAGCTCATGCAGACCCAGGGCACGCTGAAGGCACTGCCCAAGTATGATAACTG CTGGCTAGCCCGCACGGACCCCGCGGACGTGGCCCGCGTGGAGTCGCGCACGTTCATATGCAGCGAGCGCGAGCGCGACGTGGTGCCGGCGGCGCGCGCTGGCCAGCGGAGCGCGCTCGGCAACTACATCGCGCCCGGCGATTATGACAAGGCGGTCACTGAACGGTTCCCGGGGTGTATGCGGG GTCGGACCATGTACGTGATCCCATTCTCTATGGGTCCGGTTGGGTCTCCGCTATCTAAGATTGGGGTGGAAATAACAGACTCGCCCTATGTCGTGTATTCTATGCGGGTTATGACCAGAATTG GTGCGTCAGTATTAGAAGCGTTGCGTAAGGACGAACATTTCGTCCGTTGCCTCCACTCTGTGGGACGGTCCCAAACCCCAGGGACGGCAGGATGGCCCTGTGACCCCACGCGCACTATAATACTACATCGACCGGCGGATAACGAAATTGTTAGCTACG GTAGTGGCTATGGAGGAAACAGTCTTTTgggaaaaaaatgtttcgctCTTCGTTTGGGATCCGTTCTTGCAAAACGCGAGGGATGGCTGGCAGAACATATGCTT ATCGTAGGTATAACCGACCCGCGCGGTCGCAAGCGCTACATCGCCGCGGCGTTCCCGTCGGCCTGCGGGAAGACGAACCTCGCGATGATGACGCCGAGCCTCCCCGGCTACAAGGTGGAGTGCGTCGGTGATGACATCGCGTGGATGAAGTTCGACGGTGATGGCGTGTTGAGGGCCATCAACCCGGAGAACGGGTTCTTTGGTGTTGCACCCG GCACATCAAACTCCACCAACCCAATGGCAATGGCATCAGTATTCAAAAACACAGTATTCACGAACGTCGCGGAGACCAAAGATGGCGGCGTGTGGTGGGAGGGCATGGGACAGGCGCCCGAGGGACTCACCGACTGGAAGGGGAAGCAATGGGACGGGAAAGCACCGGCAGCCCATCCTAATTCTAG ATTCTGCACACCAGCTGAGAACTGCCCCATAATCGACAGCGAGTGGGAAAGCGCTGCTGGTGTTCCGATATCCGCCATCTTGCTGGGAGGGCGAAGGCCCGAAGGAGTACCCTTGGTTGTGGAAGCGAGGGATTGGGCTCATGGAGTGTTCATGGGAGCCTCTATGAGGTCTGAAGCTACGGCTGCTGCGGAACATGCT AGTAAAGTGGTGATGCACGATCCGTTCGCAATGCGGCCGTTCTTCGGCTACAACTTCGGGGAGTACCTGCGGCACTGGCTCTCGATGCCGCAGGCTGGCCGACAGATGCCCAAAATATTCCATGTCAATTGGTTCAGGAAGGACAGCCag GGCAAATTCCTCTGGCCGGGATTCGGGGAGAACTCCCGCGTTCTGGACTGGGTGTTGCGCCGCTGTGACGACGAGCCGTGCCACGTCGAAACACCCCTCGGATACATTCCTAAACCTGGCGCCATTAACATCAAGGATCTGGACAATATTGACATGAAGGAACTGTTCAGTATACCTAAGGACTTCTGGCTGCAAGAG gCCGACGCGATAGGAAAATACTTCAAAGAGGAAGTCGGTGAAGATCTACCAAACGAAATGTGGGACCAACTGATGACTctaaagaaaaacattcagaattcataa
- the LOC119836882 gene encoding sister chromatid cohesion protein DCC1 — MDIGEIRTPEDVRKVIKTAKLHESELTEISQVLRFPDPSINNDNLKLMLLDNNLLQQIEAGNQLIFKGDEEENVMLCTDNKTYDVKEAETSNSLLLVPDLLFAAASGLDETLANNSMECDSDSSFERSNTSLNKSTDSDDGRPPRNIVNKDIVNTFFTYYELKPCKPRLLKLQKLLEASKYSGAELEYMIDKSKLLNFDSIFDKVQASRAELKDELIRIQAINIDGYYRLLDFDYEFRVLSYMLDLIEENSWPLDKISRELTLDSLKDLVPVCILEAMFDFYTYKTVEEGGTQYYRYKEDKVCQFLARVLLKSAGKFNLHEFLQAWRDSVPEGMTTNESLLSGIAIVDRSSTPQVIWGFVESDLPEDINERFKVLFQSKAKWTVDEISPYIQSYATEKLNVNALLTKYARASTQNGVRVFSAKHMK; from the exons ATGGATATCGG CGAGATAAGGACGCCAGAAGATGTgcgtaaagtaataaaaacggCCAAACTACATGAATCGGAGTTGACAGAAATATCTCAAGTTCTTAGGTTTCCAGATCCcagtataaataatgataacttAAAACTTATGCTtctagataataatttacttcaaCAAATTGAAGCTGGTAATCAGTTAATATTCAAAG gCGACGAAGAAGAAAATGTGATGCTatgtacagataataaaacatatgatgTTAAGGAAGCGGAGACATCCAATAGCCTTCTATTAGTTCCAGACTTATTATTCGCAGCTGCTAGTGGTTTAGACGAAACTCTCGCAAATAATTCTATGGAATGTGATTCAGACTCATCCTTTGAAAGATCTAACACCAGTCTGAATAAGTCTACAGATTCTGACGATGGCAGACCGCCTAGGAATATAGTTAATAAGGATATAGTTAATACATTCTTCACATATTACGAATTAAAACCTTGCAAACCTCGTCTTTTGAAGTTACAGAAACTTCTAGAAGCTTCGAAATATTCTGGCGCAGAACTCGAATATATGATTGACAAATCAAAATTACTCAATTTTGATAGCATTTTCGATAAAGTTCAAGCGTCGCGAGCGGAATTAAAAGATGAATTAATAAGGATACAGGCTATAAATATCGATGGTTATTATCGGTTATTGGATTTTGATTATGAGTTTAGAGTTTTGTCCTACATGTTAGATCTTATTGAAGAGAATTCATGGCCtttagataaaatatcaaGAGAATTAACACTAGACAGCTTAAAAGATCTTGTACCTGTGTGTATTTTGGAAGCAATGTTCGacttttatacttataaaactgTGGAAGAAGGAGGGACACAATATTACAGATATAAGGAAGATAAAGTTTGTCAGTTTTTGGCCAGGGTTCTGTTAAAAAGCGCGGGAAAATTCAATTTGCATGAATTTCTTCAAGCTTGGCGTGATTCTGTGCCGGAAGGGATGACTACGAAT GAATCTTTGCTATCTGGTATAGCTATAGTTGATAGAAGTAGCACACCACAGGTTATATGGGGGTTCGTAGAGAGCGATTTACCAGAAGATATCAACGAACGATTCAAAGTACTGTTCCAAAGCAAGGCCAAGTGGACTGTTGACGAAATATCGCCGTATATTCA GTCATATGCAAcggaaaaattaaatgttaatgcgcttttaacaaaatatgctCGGGCGTCCACGCAAAACGGTGTAAGAGTGTTCTCTGCTAAGCATATGAAGTAA
- the LOC119836883 gene encoding mitochondrial import inner membrane translocase subunit Tim23 codes for MSIFGDILPLNKNENKSNPASANLSPYLNFDPNYIPKMQPEFLYPDESHMASTARRSNVALPIIGMSFMTGSGLGGMAGLYKGLRATTLAGQTGKVRRTQLINYVMKQGTTTGCTFGILASFYSTMALGVTWIRDQEDTANTFIAATATGVLYKSTAGLRSMGLGAAAGLTLAGLYTLLTDNDNIWSKARYIRM; via the exons ATGTCGATATTTGGTGATATACTACCGTTAAACAAAAATGAGAACAAGAGCAATCCGGCCAGTGCAAACCTCTCCCCCTATTTGAACTTCGATCCCAACTATATTCCAAAAATGCAACCAGAGTTCCTTTATCCCGATGAGAGTCATATGGCTTCGACTGCGAGACGATCGAATGTAGCTTTACCAATAATAGGAATGTCCTTCATGACCGGTTCAG gttTAGGAGGCATGGCTGGGCTTTATAAAGGATTAAGGGCAACAACATTAGCAGGTCAAACTGGCAAAGTGAGAAGAACACAATTAATTAACTATGTTATGAAACAAG GCACAACAACCGGTTGTACATTTGGCATTTTGGCATCATTTTACTCTACAATGGCTTTAGGCGTGACATGGATAAGAGACCAAGAAGACACTGCAAACACCTTCATTGCTGCAACAGCAACTGGAGTTTTATATAAGAGTACAGCCGGCCTTCGCTCTATGGGTCTTGGTGCTGCGGCAGGACTTACATTAGCAGGCCTTTACACCCTTCTAACAGATAACGACAATATATGGAGCAAAGCAAGATATATAAGAATGTGA
- the LOC119836881 gene encoding protein DENND6A yields MKVSDVQNVYTLKLLAMACGIQRRDSDVSVSDEEFEAKWGRFSDWLHCICVVTFDLELGQAMERVYPPSVKLSDQEKSNICYLAFPDSNSGCMGDTQFHVRLRTRAPLTSQQLIYNEDSVSTLRADPTHYWGFVYFRQVKDPTLPRGYFQKSIILLTRLPFINLFYKVIQLIAPRHFEDGESSLEAACHDINRWPLLNAGQNIVLPVLGTVFQSYIPNQQTGKVTRSDIVKQVQTSNIPHVVVCIQDVNVFDALSSLISHLHLLWELVLTAEPIVVMASSPTECSALVQALTHLIRPLPYSAEYRPYFTIHDSEFKEFTRKQFNPPCVILGVTNPFFTKTLQHWPHTIKLGDSTSIKTKLRKVGSIKHLDTAPGVYTQYKPFLEKDKTIIKKLHNGMRTDRPSEVQTAMVKRHLLELTQSFMIPLERYMASLMPLQKNISPFKSPPVPNPFNPEDFFSSLQQAGPQLTSGIKGDWIGLYRHFFRTKNFSSWFNERHSDLTNKLHALQLEALAGSDLKKWSIGKKEVEIVDMVLKLREVIKNNPPVADNTRTLLVRQLDDLNCVLEDDMKAILNAAT; encoded by the coding sequence ATGAAAGTTAGTGATGTCcaaaatgtttatacattGAAATTGTTAGCAATGGCTTGTGGAATACAAAGGCGCGACAGTGATGTTTCAGTGTCTGATGAAGAATTTGAAGCAAAATGGGGTAGATTTTCCGACTGGCTGCACTGTATATGTGTGGTAACGTTTGATTTGGAATTGGGACAAGCTATGGAACGTGTTTACCCGCCAAGTGTGAAATTGTCGGATCAGGAGAAAAGTAACATTTGTTACTTGGCGTTCCCGGATTCTAACTCGGGCTGTATGGGCGATACTCAATTTCACGTTCGATTGCGTACACGTGCACCATTAACTTCGCAACAGTTGATATATAACGAGGATAGTGTGTCTACACTTAGAGCGGATCCGACGCATTATTGGGGCTTCGTTTATTTTCGTCAAGTTAAAGATCCGACCTTGCCCCGCGGCTACTTCCAGAAAAGCATTATTTTGCTAACGCGTTTGCCTTTTATCAActtgttttataaagtaatacaGTTGATAGCTCCAAGGCATTTTGAAGATGGTGAGAGTAGTTTGGAAGCAGCATGTCATGATATAAATAGATGGCCCTTGTTAAATGCTGGCCAAAATATAGTTTTGCCAGTTTTGGGCACCGTTTTTCAATCATACATTCCTAATCAGCAAACTGGTAAAGTTACAAGGTCAGATATAGTGAAGCAAGTTCAAACATCAAATATACCACATGTAGTGGTGTGTATACAGGATGTTAATGTATTTGATGCATTGTCAAGTCTTATATCACATTTACATCTACTGTGGGAATTAGTTCTTACAGCTGAACCGATAGTTGTTATGGCCAGTTCACCCACAGAATGTTCTGCTTTAGTTCAAGCTCTTACACACTTAATTCGACCATTGCCATATTCAGCAGAGTATAGACCATATTTCACAATACATGACAGtgaatttaaagaatttacaAGGAAACAATTTAATCCACCTTGCGTAATATTAGGTGTGACCAATCCATTCTTTACAAAGACATTACAACATTGGCCTCATACCATTAAGTTGGGTGACTCAACatcaatcaaaacaaaattacgtAAAGTTGGCagtattaaacatttagaTACTGCACCTGGAGTGTACACTCAATATAAACCGTTTCTGGAGAAggataaaactattataaagaAGTTACACAATGGAATGAGAACTGATCGCCCATCTGAAGTTCAAACAGCAATGGTAAAGAGACATCTTTTGGAATTAACCCAAAGTTTTATGATACCGTTAGAAAGATATATGGCTTCTTTGATGCCCTTGCAGAAAAATATTTCCCCATTTAAGTCGCCACCTGTCCCAAATCCATTTAATCCGGAAGATTTCTTTTCTTCGTTACAACAAGCTGGGCCTCAGCTTACTTCAGGTATCAAGGGAGACTGGATAGGTCTATATCGACACTTCTTTCGTACAAAGAATTTCAGTTCATGGTTCAATGAAAGGCACAGCGActtgacaaataaattacatgcaTTACAGTTAGAAGCTCTAGCTGGgagtgatttaaaaaaatggtcaATTGGAAAGAAAGAGGTGGAAATAGTTGACATGGTTCTCAAATTGCGAgaagtcataaaaaataatccacCAGTGGCGGATAACACACGGACTTTGCTAGTGCGGCAGTTAGACGATTTGAATTGTGTTCTTGAAGATGATATGAAAGCTATCTTGAATGCAGCAACGTGA
- the LOC119836905 gene encoding stromal membrane-associated protein 1 isoform X1 — MTSKSEKDRAKQIQDRCQNILLQMLKDEDNKYCVDCDAKGPRWASWNLGIFLCIRCAGIHRNLGVHISKVKSVNLDSWTPEQVVSLQQMGNSRARAVYEANLPDSFRRPQNDNTLEGFIRAKYEQKKYIAKEWVPPPLPKVNWDKEIDEEIERQKRKKKAATSTLGPLPAPSSDKKYNKSDVIPSLPKPKSSVSPKLGRSTPTIQAEASKPSNGSADLLGLDTSKPEQKQTNNDDIFSSFFSAPQENPPQTSQETKPDLKTEEENFFKQPAPTEKEKSKLTKDSILALYSQTPLVNQFNPVQPVQQYPFGYQAPVYNNMQMPNGMQANQMNQFQTLSGQFAQYPQTIQQQIPQQMGQQIPQQIPQQIPQQMPQQMQQHQQVFQPNPPTNQFFNQPQQLSQQFGNLNLGQGFPNAFPPNSNIASNSTWQ, encoded by the exons ATGACTTCGAAAAGTGAAAAAGATCGAGCAAAACAAATCCAGGATCGATGTCAGAATATTCTATTGCAAATGCTAAAAGATGAAGATAACAAATACTGTGTTGATTGTGACGCGAAGG GTCCTCGATGGGCATCATGGAATCTCGGCATATTTCTGTGCATCAGATGTGCTGGCATCCATCGGAATCTCGGCGTTCACATCTCCAAAGTGAAGAGCGTCAATTTGGACTCGTGGACACCGGAACAAGTT GTATCACTACAACAAATGGGCAATTCCCGCGCACGCGCGGTGTACGAGGCGAATCTACCGGACTCGTTCCGTCGGCCTCAGAACGATAACACACTGGAGGGGTTCATACGCGCCAAGTATGAGCAGAAGAAGTATATTGCCAAGGAGTGGGTGCCGCCGCCGCTGCCTAAAGTCAACTG gGACAAAGAAATAGACGAAGAAATAGAAAGGCAAAAGAGGAAAAAAAAAGCTGCAACATCAACTCTGGGACCATTGCCAGCACCGAGCAGcgacaaaaaatacaat AAATCGGACGTCATACCAAGTCTGCCCAAACCAAAGTCGTCCGTCAGTCCCAAACTCGGCCGCAGCACGCCAACCATACAGGCCGAGGCCAGCAAACCCTCGAACGGTTCAGCAGATCTCCTAGGCCTCGACACGAGCAAACCAGAACAGAAACAAACGAACAACGACGACATCTTCTCGAGTTTCTTCTCAGCGCCACAAGAGAATCCGCCGCAAACCAGTCAAGAAACAAAGCCCGACTTGAAAACGGAGGAAGAAAACTTCTTCAAACAGCCCGCGCCCACGGAGAAGGAAAAGAGCAAACTAACTAAGGACAGCATATTAGCGTTATATAGTCAAACTCCGTTAGTGAACCAGTTCAATCCAGTGCAACCGGTGCAACAATACCCGTTCGGTTATCAAGCGCCcgtgtataataatatgcagATGCCAAACGGCATGCAGGCGAATCAAATGAATCAATTCCAAACGTTGAGCGGGCAGTTCGCGCAGTATCCACAGACAATTCAACAACAAATTCCTCAGCAAATGGGTCAACAGATACCACAACAGATACCACAGCAGATACCACAGCAGATGCCACAACAAATGCAACAACATCAACAAGTATTCCAACCGAACCCCCCAACAAATCAATTCTTCAACCAACCGCAACAGTTATCACAGCAATTCGGTAATCTTAATCTAGGACAAGGTTTTCCAAACGCGTTCCCTCCCAACAGCAATATAGCTAGTAATTCCACTTGGCAATAG
- the LOC119836905 gene encoding ADP-ribosylation factor GTPase-activating protein 1 isoform X2, translating to MTSKSEKDRAKQIQDRCQNILLQMLKDEDNKYCVDCDAKGPRWASWNLGIFLCIRCAGIHRNLGVHISKVKSVNLDSWTPEQVVSLQQMGNSRARAVYEANLPDSFRRPQNDNTLEGFIRAKYEQKKYIAKEWVPPPLPKVNCVEFRRVSGCQLDLLWEYLNSHRDLACASNRSLQAKEYATQKWKEIADLLNAQDGIHKNWRGWSKYWVDYKAKLKKRASVVRSSQSWTGEQALSEREKKFLQVIEEDSAQGPSVAEVEPFQEPSDSSTAYSMQDSPVSISISIHPSSIQGNIAPSTIPPLISPRSPTTTPTPTPEPEPTVERPLSRRRLHRDPTLRNRAPRRGPLQSAPTRAQAERSCRALEMIGRGIRHISRQMRDIRSSLERIESYMAIQHSGDPRTD from the exons ATGACTTCGAAAAGTGAAAAAGATCGAGCAAAACAAATCCAGGATCGATGTCAGAATATTCTATTGCAAATGCTAAAAGATGAAGATAACAAATACTGTGTTGATTGTGACGCGAAGG GTCCTCGATGGGCATCATGGAATCTCGGCATATTTCTGTGCATCAGATGTGCTGGCATCCATCGGAATCTCGGCGTTCACATCTCCAAAGTGAAGAGCGTCAATTTGGACTCGTGGACACCGGAACAAGTT GTATCACTACAACAAATGGGCAATTCCCGCGCACGCGCGGTGTACGAGGCGAATCTACCGGACTCGTTCCGTCGGCCTCAGAACGATAACACACTGGAGGGGTTCATACGCGCCAAGTATGAGCAGAAGAAGTATATTGCCAAGGAGTGGGTGCCGCCGCCGCTGCCTAAAGTCAACTG TGTTGAATTCCGTCGTGTATCTGGGTGTCAGCTAGATTTGCTATGGGAGTATTTAAACTCTCATAGAGACCTAGCTTGCGCCTCGAATAGGTCCCTTCAAGCGAAGGAATACGCGACACAAAAGTGGAAAGAAATCGCAGACCTATTGAACGCTCAAGACGGAATCCATAAAAATTGGAGAGGCTGGTCTAAA TACTGGGTGGACTACAAggcgaaattaaaaaagagagCATCCGTAGTACGCTCATCACAATCATGGACCGGAGAGCAAGCCTTGAGCGAAAGGGAAAAGAAGTTTCTCCAAGTGATCGAAGAAGATAGCGCTCAAGGCCCATCCGTAGCTGAAGTCGAACCATTCCAAGAA CCTTCGGACAGTTCAACGGCGTACAGTATGCAGGATTCCCCTGTGTCCATATCGATTTCTATCCATCCGTCAAGTATACAGGGGAATATTGCCCCTAGTACAATACCCCCCCTAATTTCTCCCCGAAGCCCTACTACTACTCCTACTCCTACACCTGAGCCAGAACCTACGGTGGAACGTCCACTCTCACGAAGGCGACTCCATCGAGACCCAACATTGAGAAATAGGGCTCCCAGAAGGGGCCCACTCCAATCTGCACCAACCAGAGCACAAGCAGAGAGGAGCTGCCGCGCTCTGGAAATGATTGGTAGAGGCATCAGGCACATAAGTCGACAGATGCGAGATATTAGAAGTTCCCTCGAACGAATTGAaag ttacATGGCAATACAGCATAGCGGCGATCCAAGaactgattaa